The Triticum urartu cultivar G1812 chromosome 6, Tu2.1, whole genome shotgun sequence genome includes the window agatttttgataataaaatctgaggtatccgacatgcatgttggtacgattatggaatcaaatgatgcaactttctttgaggacatatttcctatgaaggatatatcgagttcatcaaatcaggagatacctactccatctagtgaggaattcactgtaattcctgaacccaccattgcgatggaacacgttgagaatcctgttgagggtaacaatggaactcctatgaggagtaagagacagaggactgcaaagtcttttggtgatgatttcattgtgtacctcgtggatgacacacccaggactatttcagaagcctatgcatctcctgatgctgactactggaaggaagctaTACGTaacgagatggattccatcttagctaacggtacctgggagatcactgaccatccttatgggtgcaaacctgtaggatgtaagtgggtgttcaagaaaagcttagacctgatggtacgattgaaaagtacaaggcacgacttgtggccaagggttatacccagaaagaaggtgaagacttctttgatacttactcacccgtggctagactggccacaattcgggtgctactatcactggctgcctcacatggtcttctcgttcatcaaatggacgttaagacggctttcctcaatggagagttgaaggaggaaatttacatggatcagccagatggttttgtagtacctggtcaagaaggaaaggtgtgcaagttattaaagtctttatatggccttaaacaagctcctaaggagtggcatgagaagttcgaaagaacattaactgctgccggctttgtagtaaatgatggtgacaagtgcgtgtactatcgctatggtgggggcgaaggagttattctttgtctgtatgtcgacgacatattgatctttagaaccaaacttgatttaatcaaggaggttaaggatttcttatctcgctgttttgagatgaaggatctaggagtagctgatgttatcttaaacatcaagctattgagagatgagaatggtgggatcacactgcttcagtctcattatgtggaaaaggtcttgagtcgttttgggtatagcggttgcacgccttctccaactccatatgatgctagtgtgttgcttcgaaagaatcgacggattgctagagatcaactgaggtattctcagattattggctcgcttatgtatttggcgagtgccacgaggcctgacatctcttttgctgtgagcaagctgagtcggtttgtgtcaaaaccgggagatgatcattggcatgcgcttgagagagttatgcgctatttgaaaggcaccgcgagctatgggattcactacaccgggtatccaagggtactggagggttatagtgactcaaactggatatctgatgctgatgagattaaggccacaagtggttatgtttttacacttggtggtggcgctATTTCCTAGAAGTCTTGCAAgtagaccatcttaacgaggtcaactatggaagcagaactcacagcattagacactgccactgttgaaTCAGAGTGGCTTCGTGTactcttgatggacttacctatggttgaaaaaccaataccccctatcctgatgaactgtgataatcaaactgtgatcgtcaagataaacagttctaaggacaatatgaagtcctcaaggcatgtgaagaggagactaaaatctgtcagaaaattgaggaactccggagttattacgttggattatatccaaacgtcgaaaaacttggcagatcccttcacaaagggtctatcacgtaatgtgatagataatgcatcgatggagatgggtttgagacccaccgcatgagttgtccatagtggtaaaccactctatgtgatcggagatcccgtgaagtagaagtgggagacaagctgttggtcagctgggagcagagtatccctatattaattatcccactccgtgaagatgcaatactctcctgatctgcatggcaggttgatacttatcttaatgtgttccaagtggcttattcgggtaagcagagatgttgtcctgcagaacatcttctaaggaacacacctatatgaatttgactgttaacgtcgtagtctgtgagaattgggtgttctctaataaattcatgaaatgCCCTGGAGTATGACAtatacgctccacccgcggggaagccttgcggcagcccagtatcggtcaagaatttgtgtgaaactagtttcacagaaaacttgtagttcaaggcatagtccactgttcaagttgtgatctagtgtagcataaatttctaagtggaagttcaacttcacagtctccactaagcaccgatatataaaacaatgttttggaactaaatgacgagatgtgccaatgagactttgtgggggattgttggaattttgctagtaggcttttggcccaaagcccaactaaaattctgaaattctcttggcccattcatgcacacatgtgagtggagtgagtgaggctaaagtttagtcccaccccagaagttgagagagagttgcacctctttataaggtgagctcttctaccacttgtatgagcatgagaagaggagacctacgcgcgcgctcctcctcctcgctcgcctcgccacgccacgcctcgtcacgacgcgccacgggttgcgggattgagccgagccgaggacagagctatgcacgttgtctatatttttgctgcatgggaaaattaatgagtcattaattaataattaacggacgcgttaattactgaaccgtttccgattcttttggatcgtgacgactcggacgtggggtttactcccacgacctacccggcccgcactatatagtcaggcagacgtctaccccccctagccgccgccgattcgtatggtttctcaccaccgttccagatcattgcgccgccaagcaagtcttctccatccctccttccggcgtgcaccgcgagaagggacagcaggcctccggaaccccgcctctcgtgatcctgtacgggagaggggcgatcaggtttttggggaagCGCACTCGTGCGACTACTGGCAGCGACGATTTCGCGAACGATGatttcttccccgacctcggctacctcatcctcgacgacatgggcgacaacgtcaacgcggcggtgctgcacccgctgcaccgtatgtgattctatccttcctgttcgagatcgtggtagaattcatgtttctagtatgtgccctagatgtgatatgttcatctgctatgctaattcgcatgattagtttaatctctgctactgtggtcatgatttatcttctgtttattcggattaaatctcgtagtaatttgctcatatttccaacacaagGACCCAAACACATACTACTCAGACTCCGCTGCTACTACGTCCACAACTTGGAAACTAACATAACCAGCAAGTTCCCATTATATTCCAAAACATGCATTGTTGCACCTCATATCCTCACCTGAGGTAGACGAAGTTATCAACGCTCACACGCACAGTAATTTTCTTGTGCATTTTATAGCTATTCCATACACGTGAAGTGCGAGCACCTAATAAGCGAAACAAACCCCAGCTTGCCTGCTCATCTCAACTGGAAGATCGTCTTCAATCAGAAGAGTTTATCTATTGGATCGGATGGCTAGTTTCCCGTGGCCCTATTATTTCTGATGAAGGAGGGGCGAATGCATGCCTCCTTGAGCGTACAGCTTAGCTTGCAACCGGCACATTTCCCGCGCGGGTGATGTTGTGCTCGGAGGCAGCCGCCCCGTGGCGCTGCTCGTTTCTCGCAGCACGTTCCTTCAGGATCTTGGTGTTAATCCTCTCACGCACCTCGTCGGTATCGATCTTCACAGCCCTGCACTCCTCGCTGCAGAATGGCGTGTCCCCTCTGTGGTTCGTAGTGAGAAGAACGAATCGCTGGATCAGAATAGCACTAGTATACAGTGTGTGCATATATGGGCGATCTGAGAACAGCAGCAGCTAATTAAAGGAGCAAACAAATCCGTAAAATTAAACTACCTGTAGATGAAGACGTCGAAATCTCTGGAGAGCGGCTTCCCGCAGAGGTAGCAGGCGTCCATGGCGTGGCGGCTTGTCGCACCACCGCGGTCGAGGGGCACAATGGCGAAGAGAGAAGAAGCGGAGGCAGGCGACGACGGCATCTCAGCTGCAACCTGGGGTTTTGCAGGTTGGTTTAACTAATTAACAGGTCTTTGATTGATTTCGGTGCTGAGGTCTAGGTCTAGACTGAAGTGAAGGAGCCTTTTCTTCTTATAAGGGGGGGAGGGAGATCGGGGAAAATATTTGGTTGCTGAGCTATAGGTGCGGGACGCGCGAGAAGAGAGAAAACACGGCTGGATTTCCAGGAACCATCATGGCTTCTCTTCTTGTACACGACGCAGGGCGAAAATGGCCGTAGCGGCGCGGCTAGGGCCAGGGCCAACAAGAAACCCTGCCTGCAGCGCGCCGGTTTTTGTTTGCTTACTCTGCGTATCGGTCTCAGCCCTCAACTCGTGCCTCGTTCCTGCCGGTGCAATGCTGCCGGACCCGCCGAAATATTGCTAAGAAAATGGACGCCCggttcttttctttttctttttcaaaTTGGATTTTATGGTGAAGAGTTCTTGCACCGTTGCCGTGTGGCCACGTGTTGAGCGCGCCAGACAAGGACACTTCAGATTAGAGCGTAAATACAAATTGGCAGCACAGCACTGAATATACTTTGAACCTTTGCTTTTTTGGTTCTTCTAAAACTAAAGAAAAGCCTTTGGCTTCTAACACAGCGCAGCCAGGAGCTCAGGCTCGCCCCTTGTTTAATTTAAAAATGCCGCGGCATGGTTTCCCGGCCGGGTAGTTTATTAGCGGGTGAACAGTGAAAGATTTGTCGCTGACATTACAATTAGCATAGGCCAAGCACGACGAGGTGGAACGCACCGCTTGCTCCGGGAAAAGAATATGGTTATTATTTGCCCGCCCCGTACCTAGCCTTCTAGAGCCTGCACCGATGCCTGCCCGCTCTCTTGGCTCGGGAGGTCGACAGAGAAAGAGACGAGAAAGGGAGAGGAAACCGTGCGCACGGAGCAGGGGAGGGGGTGGTAGTACCGATGGCGACGCACGCACGCGTTCTACTTTTTGCTCGCGTAACCACGTCGTACGTCCACCCCTCGTCTCGCCGTCGCGCGTGCATGGGAGGCGTCGCCGGGGGAGCAGACGGAGACGGACAGTTCTCTGTGGATCCACCCACGGCGCATCTGCCAAGTTGTTGCTGCTTGCTTGACCCGGCTAGGAGGTCAAGCTGACTGTCTTTGATGATGCAGGAGACTGAGTGACTGACGATGACACATTGTTTCTGTTCGAGGCGATGACCGACCCTGTGGTCAAGCTGACTGTTCCGTGCGCGTCCTGAGAGGAGTACCATTGCACAAGGAATCATTTGCTTGTGTTCACACGTCAGAAGAGTAATTTCGTAAAAAATACTCGGATCCCTACGATTTTCTTTGCGTGATTTGTTCACCTAGTCTGAACCTCTTCGGGTTTTTCTTTTCGAACTAGTAAAAAAGCCCATGCATTACAACAGAAGAAAAAGATACCACATATCCGTCATCCAAATAATCATGAGTCAATCCTCGTGTTTGCTATTGACGACCCCGCGACTTAACCCCTCCCGCGAACCCCGCATTGCCTcccccggcggcggcggggaaccctagccgcgccgccacgGCCCCCTCCCCACCTTCTCGCCGCCGCCTGAGGCAGCCGTCGGTATACCTGGCCATACCTCGGGTCGGGCCAGGCTTCGGGCCGGGCCTAG containing:
- the LOC125512356 gene encoding FCS-Like Zinc finger 2-like, which produces MPSSPASASSLFAIVPLDRGGATSRHAMDACYLCGKPLSRDFDVFIYRGDTPFCSEECRAVKIDTDEVRERINTKILKERAARNEQRHGAAASEHNITRAGNVPVAS